From Halostella salina, one genomic window encodes:
- a CDS encoding AMP-dependent synthetase/ligase, producing MAWQEAEREYTDEVIGETPLPRAFEDAVERHGAKPAQQYKGGIYDRALVGTAVDAAPDGEYATITYDEMRGIVARLAAGFRALGVDGGDRVGMFAATRMEWAQCDLALLSAGAAVTTVYKSSSPDQVRYLLDDPGASGVVVENEELLERVLSVSDALDLRFAIVMDDVGEEYADEDGVYTLDEVYEQGAERFDEDDYASWIDDLEPDDLASLVYTSGTTGQPKGVQLTHRNLRANVNQLRKRYGPRPDKPNSMAVMDAGTTTVSYLPLAHIFERTTGHFYPFSSGGCVAYAESPDTLKEDFKTVEPDGATSVPRVYEKIYDAIREQASESDFKQRIFEWATDVSRAYYRADRPGYGLRAKLWLADKLVFSDVKAALGGNIEWLSSGGGTLSEELCTLYHGMGLPIYEGYGLTEAAPVVSTNPIEEPKLGTIGPPLPGVEVKIDKTVVPESEFTDALGDVGELLVRGPNVTEGYWNKPEETAAAFVDAEDGGDPWFRTGDIVQQRPDDYLVFRERAKQIVVLSTGKNVAPTPIEDAFAASDVIEQVMVTGDGEKFIGALVVPNFEALRAAAEAEGVDVPETPAAMCEHDGVREVIEAEVEAVNERFEPHERIKQFRLVPEEFTEDNDLLTPSMKKKRGHIRERYQHLVDDIYGADGAADERTPEAAD from the coding sequence ATGGCCTGGCAGGAGGCGGAACGCGAGTACACGGACGAGGTGATCGGGGAGACACCGCTCCCGCGGGCGTTCGAGGACGCAGTCGAGCGACACGGGGCCAAACCAGCCCAGCAGTACAAGGGGGGGATCTACGACCGGGCGCTCGTCGGGACGGCGGTCGACGCGGCGCCGGACGGCGAGTACGCGACGATCACCTACGACGAGATGCGGGGGATCGTCGCCCGACTGGCGGCTGGCTTCCGTGCGCTCGGCGTCGACGGGGGCGACCGCGTCGGGATGTTCGCCGCGACCCGGATGGAGTGGGCGCAGTGTGACCTCGCGCTGCTCTCGGCCGGCGCGGCCGTGACGACGGTGTACAAGAGTTCCTCGCCCGACCAGGTGCGGTACCTGCTGGACGACCCCGGCGCGTCGGGCGTCGTCGTCGAGAACGAGGAACTGCTGGAGCGGGTGCTGTCGGTCAGCGACGCGCTCGACCTGCGCTTTGCCATCGTGATGGACGACGTCGGCGAGGAGTACGCCGACGAGGACGGGGTGTACACGCTGGACGAGGTGTACGAGCAGGGCGCGGAGCGGTTCGACGAGGACGACTACGCCTCGTGGATCGACGACCTGGAACCGGACGACCTGGCGAGTCTCGTGTACACGAGCGGGACCACCGGCCAGCCGAAGGGCGTCCAGCTCACCCACCGGAACCTCCGGGCGAACGTCAACCAGCTGCGCAAGCGCTACGGCCCGCGTCCCGACAAGCCGAACAGTATGGCCGTCATGGACGCCGGCACCACGACGGTGTCGTATCTCCCGCTCGCCCACATCTTCGAGCGGACGACCGGCCACTTCTACCCCTTCTCCAGCGGGGGCTGTGTGGCCTACGCCGAGAGCCCGGACACGCTCAAGGAGGACTTCAAAACCGTCGAGCCCGACGGCGCGACGAGCGTGCCGCGGGTGTACGAAAAGATCTACGACGCGATCCGCGAGCAGGCCAGCGAGTCCGACTTCAAGCAGCGGATCTTCGAGTGGGCGACCGACGTGAGCCGGGCGTACTACCGGGCTGACAGGCCCGGCTACGGCCTCCGCGCGAAGCTGTGGCTCGCCGACAAGCTCGTGTTCAGCGACGTGAAGGCGGCGCTTGGGGGCAACATCGAGTGGCTCTCCAGCGGCGGCGGCACGCTCTCCGAGGAGCTCTGTACCCTGTACCACGGGATGGGCCTGCCGATCTACGAGGGGTACGGCCTCACCGAGGCCGCGCCGGTCGTCTCAACGAACCCCATCGAGGAGCCGAAACTCGGCACCATCGGCCCGCCGTTGCCCGGCGTCGAGGTGAAGATAGACAAGACCGTCGTCCCGGAGTCGGAGTTCACCGACGCGCTCGGCGACGTGGGCGAACTGCTGGTGCGCGGCCCGAACGTCACCGAGGGGTACTGGAACAAGCCCGAGGAGACCGCCGCGGCGTTCGTCGACGCCGAGGACGGCGGCGACCCCTGGTTCCGCACCGGCGACATCGTCCAGCAGCGACCCGACGACTACCTCGTTTTCCGGGAGCGCGCGAAACAGATCGTCGTCCTCTCGACGGGGAAAAACGTCGCGCCGACGCCGATCGAGGACGCCTTCGCCGCCAGCGACGTGATCGAACAGGTGATGGTCACCGGCGACGGCGAGAAGTTCATCGGGGCGCTGGTCGTGCCGAACTTCGAGGCGCTCCGGGCGGCGGCGGAGGCCGAGGGCGTCGACGTGCCGGAGACGCCCGCGGCGATGTGCGAGCACGACGGCGTTCGCGAGGTGATCGAGGCGGAGGTCGAGGCGGTCAACGAGCGGTTCGAACCCCACGAGCGGATCAAGCAGTTCCGCCTCGTCCCCGAGGAGTTCACCGAGGACAACGACCTGCTCACGCCGTCGATGAAGAAAAAGCGCGGCCACATCCGCGAGCGGTACCAGCACCTCGTCGACGACATCTACGGGGCCGACGGGGCGGCCGACGAGCGCACGCCCGAGGCGGCCGACTGA
- a CDS encoding AMP-dependent synthetase/ligase — MSWRDAEREYTDEVIGETPLPRMFEDAAARHRQRPAQQYKGGIHDRSLTGTVLAAAPDGEFRSLSYDDVRSIVRNLAAGFRDLGIGTDDRVAIYAQTRMEWAQCDFALLAAGAVVTTVYKGSSRSQVRYLLDDPDADAVVVEGREQLDSVLAVADDLDLSAIVTMDAVDSDRDDVYTLAEVHERGATAYDPNEYESWVDARDPDDLASLIYTSGTTGQPKGVKLTHRNFRSNVNGIRKRYADRPDRDGGPTIDQDTKTVSFLPLAHVFERTAGHFVMFASGACVAYAESPDTLRDDFQAVEPTSATSVPRVYEKIYDAIREQASESDMKERIFEWATDVGRAYHEADSPGVALRGKKAVADRLVFDQVKDALGGNVEFLISGGGSLSPDLCALYHGMGLPIYEGYGLTETAPVVAVNPPDHPQVGTIGPPLPDVDTRIDDSVVPEEQFADAEGEVGELLVRGPNVTEGYWNKPEETDAAFTAAEDGEGRWFRTGDIIQRRPDDYLTFKERAKQLLVLSTGKNVAPAPIEDAFAASEVVEQCMVMGDGEKFVSALLVPNVDTVRAWADEEGIDLPDDRAAICRDDRVHEFVQEEVDRINEQFESHERIKQFRLVPEEFTEDNDLLTPTMKKKRRNILDRFADEIESIYEE; from the coding sequence ATGAGTTGGCGGGACGCGGAACGCGAGTACACCGACGAGGTCATCGGGGAGACGCCGCTGCCGCGCATGTTCGAGGACGCCGCGGCGAGACACCGGCAGCGGCCGGCCCAGCAGTACAAGGGGGGCATCCACGACCGCTCGCTCACCGGGACCGTCCTCGCGGCGGCCCCCGACGGGGAGTTCCGGAGCCTGTCGTACGACGACGTGCGCTCCATCGTGCGGAACCTCGCGGCGGGCTTTCGCGACCTCGGGATCGGCACGGACGACCGCGTCGCAATCTACGCCCAGACCCGCATGGAGTGGGCGCAGTGTGACTTCGCCCTGCTCGCGGCGGGCGCGGTCGTGACGACGGTGTACAAGGGGTCATCGCGGTCGCAGGTCCGGTACCTGCTCGACGACCCGGACGCCGACGCCGTCGTCGTGGAGGGGCGCGAGCAGCTCGACTCCGTGCTGGCCGTGGCGGACGACCTGGACCTCTCGGCCATCGTGACGATGGACGCCGTCGACAGCGACCGCGACGACGTGTACACGCTGGCCGAGGTCCACGAGCGCGGCGCGACGGCGTACGACCCCAACGAGTACGAGTCGTGGGTCGACGCCCGCGACCCCGACGACCTGGCGAGCCTCATCTACACCTCCGGCACCACCGGCCAGCCGAAGGGCGTCAAGCTCACCCACCGGAACTTCCGGTCGAACGTCAACGGGATCCGCAAGCGGTACGCTGACCGCCCGGACCGGGACGGCGGCCCGACGATAGACCAGGACACCAAGACGGTCTCGTTCCTGCCGCTTGCCCACGTGTTCGAGCGGACGGCCGGCCACTTCGTCATGTTCGCCAGCGGGGCCTGCGTCGCCTACGCGGAAAGCCCGGACACGCTCCGCGACGACTTCCAGGCCGTCGAGCCGACCTCGGCGACGAGCGTACCGCGGGTGTACGAGAAGATCTACGACGCGATCCGCGAGCAGGCCAGCGAGTCCGACATGAAGGAGCGGATCTTCGAGTGGGCGACCGACGTGGGCCGGGCGTATCACGAGGCCGACAGTCCGGGCGTCGCGCTCCGGGGGAAGAAGGCCGTCGCGGACCGCCTCGTCTTCGACCAGGTGAAAGACGCGCTCGGCGGGAACGTCGAGTTCCTGATCAGCGGCGGCGGGAGCCTCTCGCCGGACCTCTGTGCGCTGTACCACGGGATGGGCCTGCCGATCTACGAGGGGTACGGCCTCACCGAGACCGCGCCGGTCGTCGCGGTCAACCCGCCGGACCACCCGCAGGTCGGCACCATCGGCCCGCCGCTCCCCGACGTTGACACGCGGATCGACGACTCGGTCGTTCCCGAGGAGCAGTTCGCCGACGCCGAGGGCGAGGTGGGCGAACTGCTGGTACGGGGGCCGAACGTGACCGAGGGGTACTGGAACAAGCCCGAGGAGACCGACGCCGCCTTCACCGCGGCCGAGGACGGCGAGGGCCGCTGGTTCCGAACCGGCGACATCATCCAGCGACGCCCGGACGACTACCTCACGTTCAAGGAGCGCGCGAAGCAGTTGCTCGTCCTCTCGACGGGGAAAAACGTCGCGCCCGCCCCCATCGAGGACGCCTTCGCCGCCAGCGAAGTCGTCGAGCAGTGCATGGTGATGGGCGACGGCGAGAAGTTCGTCAGCGCCCTGCTGGTGCCGAACGTCGACACGGTTCGGGCGTGGGCCGACGAGGAGGGGATCGACCTGCCCGACGACCGCGCGGCGATCTGTCGCGACGACCGCGTCCACGAGTTCGTGCAGGAAGAGGTCGACCGGATCAACGAGCAGTTCGAGTCCCACGAGCGGATCAAGCAGTTCCGCCTCGTCCCCGAGGAGTTCACCGAGGACAACGACCTGCTGACGCCGACGATGAAGAAGAAGCGCCGGAACATCCTCGACCGCTTCGCCGACGAGATAGAGTCGATATACGAGGAGTAG
- a CDS encoding lysylphosphatidylglycerol synthase transmembrane domain-containing protein: MSDGNGSTRAKVVGFVGALGLLGVLLWVAGFEDVLAALGQASLPVVGAMVAVALCWLLAWGLALRTVLGGLDIQLSVPRSFLVFAGAMFANNVTPFGQAGGEPVTALLISRATDSEYETSLAAIASVDALNFVPSIGFALMGVAYMATEVTFDARLGYAAASVGALAVALPALAYVGWRHRYRVEQAAVRVVTPVIRGISRVIPRRSPPTADALERRIEGFFRTIERVGADRRTLLVALGFSALGWLAQMCSLWLSLYALGHAVSFGAVMLVIPLGSVAGVTPLPGGLGGIEAVLAALLVPTTGLALATVSAAVVLHRAATYLLSTAIGGGVAVASGATGGG, translated from the coding sequence ATGAGCGACGGGAACGGGAGCACGCGGGCGAAGGTCGTCGGGTTCGTCGGCGCGCTGGGGCTGCTCGGGGTCCTGCTGTGGGTGGCCGGGTTCGAGGACGTGCTCGCGGCGCTGGGACAGGCGAGCCTGCCGGTGGTCGGCGCGATGGTCGCCGTGGCGCTGTGCTGGCTCCTCGCGTGGGGGCTCGCGCTCCGGACCGTCCTCGGCGGGCTCGACATCCAGCTGTCGGTCCCGCGGTCGTTTCTGGTGTTCGCCGGGGCGATGTTCGCGAACAACGTCACGCCGTTCGGACAGGCCGGCGGCGAGCCGGTCACCGCCCTGCTCATCTCGCGGGCGACCGACAGCGAGTACGAGACGTCGCTGGCCGCGATCGCGAGCGTCGACGCGCTGAACTTCGTCCCCTCGATCGGCTTTGCCCTCATGGGCGTCGCGTACATGGCGACGGAGGTGACGTTCGACGCGCGTCTCGGATACGCCGCGGCCTCCGTCGGGGCGCTTGCGGTGGCGCTGCCAGCGCTGGCGTACGTCGGCTGGCGACACCGCTACCGCGTCGAACAGGCCGCCGTCCGGGTCGTGACGCCCGTCATCCGGGGGATCAGCCGGGTGATCCCCCGCCGGTCGCCGCCGACCGCCGACGCGCTCGAACGCCGGATCGAGGGGTTCTTCCGGACGATAGAGCGCGTCGGGGCCGACCGCCGGACGCTGCTGGTCGCGCTCGGCTTCTCCGCGCTCGGGTGGCTGGCCCAGATGTGTTCGCTGTGGCTCTCGCTGTACGCGCTCGGCCACGCCGTCTCCTTCGGCGCGGTGATGCTCGTCATCCCGCTGGGCAGCGTCGCCGGCGTGACGCCGCTCCCCGGCGGACTGGGCGGGATCGAGGCGGTGCTTGCCGCCCTGCTCGTGCCGACGACCGGACTGGCGCTGGCGACGGTCAGCGCCGCCGTCGTCCTCCACCGCGCGGCGACGTACCTGCTCTCGACGGCGATCGGCGGCGGGGTCGCGGTCGCGTCGGGCGCGACCGGCGGGGGCTGA
- a CDS encoding cation:proton antiporter domain-containing protein — translation MTAILAAGPEGGSNLLAVVALIIGLGVVSQMLAARYRVPSVIFLITAGIVAGPEVLDLFDPDAFGGAVSAIVGVSVAIIVFEGAFNLRIDKLREAPSAAVRLVTVGALIAFVGTTVTVRFALGADWSVAMVVGSLLVATGPTVVTPILEVVAVRDRVAAALETEGIVNDVTAAIFAVVAFEALALSDATPVDYVYLFVERLGVGLLVGLVVAGVLWYVLTHVDLSRGNAPQTARLLVLAGAIVAFGVASTIRSEAGVAAVAASGVLLGNLDIPYETDIEEFKGDLTLIVLSFVFIVLAALLEFDKLLALGAGGIVVVLVVTLVLRPLLVFLSTTGDRFTRNEKLFVSFVGPRGIIPASVATLFALELSNPESVPYNPAGADILVGTVFLVILVTVVFQAGLARQIAEYFEVIPMRVLIVGGGKVGRSLAERLEDRGEDVVLIEQDADIVERSRNEGYTVHHGDGTDTEVLRSAGAENAKIVAAATGDDDANLLVAQLASSKFDVDTVLARANNPDNVDAFEDLGVRTISASMATAWAMDNVIERPALSNWMTELGRTGDVQEIEVTAEDLVGKTIAQLDDELPKGVLIALVGREDDHHVPDGDFTLRQGDHITFLGRTEAVHEALERCHPHD, via the coding sequence GTGACCGCGATCCTCGCGGCCGGTCCCGAGGGCGGGTCGAACCTGCTCGCCGTCGTCGCGCTGATCATTGGTCTGGGCGTCGTCTCGCAGATGCTCGCCGCCCGGTACCGCGTCCCGAGCGTCATCTTTCTGATCACGGCCGGTATCGTCGCCGGCCCGGAGGTGCTCGACCTGTTCGACCCCGACGCCTTCGGCGGGGCCGTCTCGGCCATCGTCGGCGTCAGCGTCGCCATCATCGTGTTCGAGGGGGCGTTCAACCTCCGGATCGACAAGCTCCGGGAGGCCCCCTCGGCGGCGGTCCGCCTCGTGACCGTCGGCGCGCTGATCGCCTTCGTCGGCACGACGGTCACGGTCCGCTTTGCCCTCGGTGCCGACTGGAGTGTCGCCATGGTCGTCGGGTCGCTGCTGGTGGCGACCGGCCCGACCGTCGTCACGCCGATACTGGAGGTCGTCGCCGTCCGGGACCGCGTCGCCGCGGCGCTGGAGACGGAGGGGATCGTCAACGACGTGACCGCGGCCATCTTCGCGGTCGTCGCCTTCGAGGCGCTCGCGCTGTCGGACGCGACGCCGGTCGACTACGTCTACCTGTTCGTCGAACGGCTCGGCGTCGGGCTGCTCGTCGGCCTGGTCGTCGCGGGCGTGCTCTGGTACGTCCTCACTCACGTGGACCTCTCGCGGGGGAACGCCCCACAGACCGCCCGACTGCTCGTGCTCGCCGGTGCCATCGTCGCCTTCGGCGTCGCGTCGACGATCCGGAGCGAGGCGGGCGTCGCCGCCGTCGCCGCCTCGGGGGTCCTCCTCGGGAACCTCGACATCCCCTACGAGACCGACATCGAGGAGTTCAAGGGCGACCTGACGCTCATCGTCCTCTCCTTCGTCTTCATCGTGCTCGCGGCGCTGCTGGAGTTCGACAAGCTCCTCGCGCTCGGTGCGGGCGGGATAGTTGTCGTGCTGGTCGTCACGCTGGTGTTGCGGCCGCTGCTCGTCTTTCTCTCGACGACCGGCGACCGCTTCACCAGAAACGAGAAGCTGTTCGTCAGCTTCGTCGGGCCGCGCGGCATCATCCCGGCGTCGGTCGCCACCCTGTTCGCGCTCGAACTGAGCAACCCCGAATCCGTGCCGTACAACCCGGCCGGCGCGGACATCCTCGTGGGGACCGTCTTCCTCGTCATCCTCGTCACCGTCGTGTTTCAGGCCGGGCTCGCGAGGCAGATAGCCGAATACTTCGAAGTGATACCAATGCGTGTACTCATCGTCGGAGGCGGGAAGGTGGGCCGGTCGCTCGCCGAACGCCTCGAAGACCGCGGAGAGGACGTCGTCCTCATCGAGCAGGACGCGGACATCGTCGAACGCTCCCGAAACGAGGGTTACACCGTCCACCACGGCGACGGGACCGACACGGAGGTGTTGCGCTCGGCCGGGGCGGAGAACGCCAAGATAGTCGCCGCGGCCACGGGCGACGACGACGCGAACCTGCTGGTTGCACAGCTCGCAAGCTCGAAGTTCGACGTCGACACCGTGCTGGCCCGGGCGAACAACCCGGACAACGTCGACGCGTTCGAGGACCTGGGCGTCCGGACCATCTCGGCGTCGATGGCGACGGCGTGGGCGATGGACAACGTCATCGAGCGCCCCGCCCTGTCGAACTGGATGACCGAACTCGGCCGGACCGGCGACGTACAGGAGATCGAGGTGACCGCCGAGGACCTGGTCGGCAAGACGATCGCACAGCTCGACGACGAACTCCCCAAGGGCGTCCTCATCGCGCTCGTCGGCCGGGAGGACGACCACCACGTCCCCGACGGCGACTTCACGCTCCGGCAGGGCGACCACATCACGTTCCTCGGTCGGACCGAGGCGGTCCACGAGGCGCTGGAGCGCTGTCACCCCCACGACTGA
- a CDS encoding site-2 protease family protein translates to MAEIDDPDAGPPVDAFDAFFRVYEVRTDGERLVYFGDPLVPADELMERVWPRFRERGYEVQLTRRTGEFVLVAEPVDVGVDGIPWTNVVLAVATVFSTLFTGAVWWYGFDLSADPLSLFRAWPFSVAIMGVLGVHELGHYVMSRYHGVNASLPYFLPVPTLVGTMGAVIRMKGQMPDRKALFDIGVAGPLAGLVATVAVTTVGLYLPPVDIPPGAIPYDLGYPPLLVALAELTGQQLYFPAGQSVNPVVVGGWVGMFVTFLNLLPVGQLDGGHIVRAMAGNRQETVAALVPAGLFGLAGYLHYVADAASNATFLWAFWGVFAAVIAFAGPATPVHDESLDTPRLAVGALTFVLGALCFTPVPIAYAG, encoded by the coding sequence ATGGCGGAGATCGACGACCCGGACGCCGGTCCCCCCGTCGACGCGTTCGACGCGTTCTTCCGGGTCTACGAGGTTCGCACCGACGGCGAGCGGCTGGTGTACTTCGGCGATCCCCTGGTGCCGGCGGACGAGCTGATGGAACGGGTGTGGCCCCGGTTCCGCGAACGCGGGTACGAGGTACAGCTGACCCGACGGACCGGCGAGTTCGTGCTGGTCGCGGAGCCGGTAGACGTGGGCGTGGACGGGATCCCATGGACGAACGTCGTGCTGGCGGTCGCCACGGTGTTCTCGACGCTGTTTACCGGTGCGGTGTGGTGGTACGGCTTCGACCTGAGCGCCGACCCGCTGTCGCTGTTTCGCGCCTGGCCGTTCTCCGTGGCGATCATGGGCGTCCTCGGCGTCCACGAACTGGGCCACTACGTTATGAGCCGCTATCACGGCGTCAACGCGTCGCTACCGTACTTCCTGCCGGTGCCGACGCTGGTCGGGACGATGGGCGCGGTGATCCGGATGAAAGGCCAGATGCCCGACCGGAAGGCGCTGTTCGACATCGGCGTCGCCGGGCCGCTCGCCGGCCTGGTGGCGACCGTCGCCGTCACGACCGTCGGCCTGTACCTCCCGCCGGTCGACATCCCGCCGGGGGCGATCCCGTACGATCTGGGCTACCCGCCGCTGCTCGTCGCCCTCGCCGAACTGACCGGCCAGCAACTGTACTTCCCGGCCGGCCAGTCGGTCAACCCGGTCGTCGTCGGCGGCTGGGTCGGGATGTTCGTCACGTTCCTGAACCTGCTCCCGGTCGGCCAGTTGGACGGCGGCCACATCGTCCGGGCGATGGCCGGCAACCGGCAGGAGACGGTCGCCGCGCTGGTGCCGGCGGGGCTGTTCGGGCTGGCCGGCTACCTCCACTACGTCGCCGACGCGGCGAGCAACGCCACCTTCCTGTGGGCGTTCTGGGGCGTGTTCGCCGCCGTGATCGCCTTCGCCGGCCCGGCGACGCCCGTCCACGACGAGTCGCTCGACACGCCGCGGCTGGCGGTCGGCGCGCTCACCTTCGTCCTCGGCGCGCTCTGTTTCACGCCGGTCCCGATCGCGTACGCGGGCTGA
- the thiL gene encoding thiamine-phosphate kinase, translating to MDERTALTLLGDAVVAAGDDAAVVDGQVLTTDMLHERTDFPAGTTRYTAGWRAVGASLSDVAAMGADPVAAVAAYAAPGFDREELRAFVDGATAVCERVGAAYVGGDLDEHDEFTVATTALGDADDPVRRHGASPGERVCVTGTFGRSAAALRLFDRGEVERANDLFRFEPRAAAGRAVAPHATAMLDSSDGLARSLHQLAAASDCGFAVEADAVPVDGAVDEVAADAAERRELGFFFGEDFELVFTVPEDALPAIRTESPTPVSTIGRVTESGVTLDDEPLPDRGFTHGE from the coding sequence ATGGACGAACGGACGGCGCTGACGCTGCTCGGCGACGCCGTCGTGGCGGCCGGCGACGACGCGGCCGTCGTCGACGGGCAGGTGCTGACGACGGATATGCTCCACGAGCGGACGGACTTCCCGGCGGGAACGACCCGGTACACCGCGGGCTGGCGGGCGGTCGGCGCGTCGCTGTCGGACGTGGCGGCGATGGGGGCCGACCCGGTCGCGGCAGTCGCCGCGTACGCCGCCCCCGGCTTCGACCGCGAGGAACTCCGCGCGTTCGTCGACGGCGCGACGGCCGTCTGCGAGCGCGTCGGCGCGGCGTACGTCGGCGGCGACCTTGACGAACACGACGAGTTCACGGTCGCGACGACGGCGCTGGGCGACGCCGACGACCCGGTCCGGCGGCACGGTGCGAGTCCCGGCGAGCGCGTCTGTGTCACCGGGACGTTCGGCCGGAGCGCCGCGGCGCTCCGGCTGTTCGACCGGGGCGAGGTCGAACGCGCGAACGACCTGTTCCGGTTCGAACCGCGGGCGGCTGCCGGCCGGGCCGTCGCCCCCCACGCGACCGCGATGCTGGACTCCAGCGACGGGCTGGCCCGGTCGCTCCACCAGCTCGCGGCGGCGAGCGACTGCGGGTTCGCGGTCGAGGCGGACGCGGTGCCGGTCGACGGGGCGGTCGACGAGGTGGCCGCGGACGCGGCCGAGCGGCGGGAACTCGGCTTTTTCTTCGGCGAGGACTTCGAACTGGTGTTCACCGTCCCCGAGGACGCGCTTCCGGCGATCCGGACGGAGTCACCCACGCCGGTGTCCACGATCGGCCGCGTCACCGAGAGTGGGGTCACGCTCGACGACGAGCCGCTACCGGATCGTGGTTTCACGCACGGCGAGTAG
- a CDS encoding ABC transporter ATP-binding protein: MSDGPAIRTDALTKRYDDTLAVDDVSLSIPAGTVYGFLGPNGAGKTTTMRMLATLVRPTSGTAEVAGHDVRTRDRVTPHIGYLPEEPPLYDELTGREQLEYVAGLRDIPEDEASERIESLLSRFDLADDADKRIGAYSKGMRQKTGVIQAVLHRPAVAFLDEPTSGLDPRAARTMRETIADLADREMTVFLSTHILPVVDELADRVGVLHDGRLVAEGAPDELKRQAESGERRSLEDAFLEVTEEPATAD; this comes from the coding sequence ATGAGCGACGGCCCCGCGATCCGAACCGACGCCCTCACGAAGCGCTACGACGACACGCTCGCGGTCGACGACGTCTCGCTGTCGATCCCCGCCGGCACCGTGTACGGCTTCCTCGGCCCGAACGGCGCGGGGAAGACGACGACGATGCGCATGCTGGCGACGCTGGTCCGCCCCACCTCCGGAACGGCCGAGGTCGCCGGCCACGACGTGCGAACGCGCGACCGCGTCACGCCCCACATCGGCTATCTCCCCGAGGAGCCCCCGCTGTACGACGAGCTGACCGGTCGCGAGCAGCTTGAGTACGTCGCCGGGCTCCGGGACATCCCGGAGGACGAGGCGAGCGAGCGCATCGAGAGCCTGCTCTCGCGGTTCGACCTCGCCGACGATGCGGACAAGCGGATCGGCGCGTACTCGAAGGGGATGCGCCAGAAGACGGGCGTCATTCAGGCGGTTCTCCACCGGCCGGCCGTCGCCTTTCTCGACGAGCCGACCAGCGGGCTGGACCCCCGGGCCGCCCGGACGATGCGGGAGACGATCGCCGACCTCGCGGACCGCGAGATGACCGTCTTCCTCTCGACGCATATCCTCCCCGTGGTCGACGAACTCGCCGACCGCGTCGGCGTCCTCCACGACGGGCGGCTCGTTGCCGAGGGCGCGCCCGACGAGCTAAAGCGACAGGCCGAGTCCGGCGAGCGCCGGAGCCTGGAGGACGCGTTCCTCGAAGTGACCGAGGAGCCGGCGACCGCGGACTGA
- a CDS encoding DUF7123 family protein yields the protein MSATTQPSGEEPSTDSKEERLKQFLRSKAKDGELYFKSKFIADEVGLSPKEIGALMVKLSDSAGGLEVEKWSYTSATTWRVEPA from the coding sequence ATGAGCGCTACCACGCAGCCCTCCGGTGAGGAGCCCTCGACAGACAGCAAGGAAGAGCGTCTCAAGCAGTTCCTCCGGTCCAAGGCGAAAGACGGGGAGCTGTACTTCAAGAGCAAGTTCATCGCGGACGAGGTCGGTCTCTCGCCCAAGGAGATCGGCGCGCTGATGGTCAAGCTGAGCGACTCGGCCGGCGGCCTCGAAGTCGAGAAGTGGTCGTACACGAGCGCGACGACCTGGCGCGTCGAACCCGCCTGA
- a CDS encoding 30S ribosomal protein S19e, translating into MTTLYDVPADALIDALADELEDRVEEPQWGKFAKTGVDRELPPEQEDFYAVRAASLLRKVATDGPVGIERLSTEYGGTKRGSNRYRVSPAKRTDGSKNVIRTILQDLEEEDLVETADGEGRRITAEGRSLLDETAGEVLEDLDRPELERYA; encoded by the coding sequence ATGACAACGCTGTACGACGTGCCGGCGGACGCGCTCATCGACGCGCTCGCCGACGAACTGGAGGACCGAGTCGAGGAACCGCAGTGGGGCAAGTTCGCCAAGACCGGCGTCGACCGCGAACTGCCGCCCGAGCAGGAGGACTTCTACGCCGTGCGCGCCGCGAGCCTGCTCCGCAAGGTCGCCACGGACGGCCCGGTCGGCATCGAGCGCCTCTCGACCGAGTACGGCGGCACGAAGCGCGGTTCGAACCGCTACCGCGTCTCCCCGGCCAAGCGGACCGACGGCAGCAAGAACGTCATCCGCACCATCCTGCAGGACCTGGAGGAGGAGGACCTCGTCGAGACCGCCGACGGCGAGGGCCGCCGCATCACCGCCGAGGGCCGCAGCCTGCTCGACGAGACGGCCGGCGAGGTACTCGAGGACCTCGACCGCCCCGAACTCGAACGGTACGCGTAA